In the Hordeum vulgare subsp. vulgare chromosome 7H, MorexV3_pseudomolecules_assembly, whole genome shotgun sequence genome, one interval contains:
- the LOC123408793 gene encoding ribose-phosphate pyrophosphokinase 2, chloroplastic-like, with the protein MAATAAASPSSSLLLSRRHGASLSSSSASRAGASRLRAPRCVLGAAEQLRVVEAGKRMGGADPWAAPWTPKAPAQEARLAALPQEARDSRLKIFSGTANRPLAQEIASYLGVDLGKILIKRFADGEIYVQLQESVRGCDVFLVQPTCSPVNENLMELFIMIDACRRASARSITVVIPYFGYARADRKAQGREAITAKLAANLLTEAGSDRVIVCDMHSAQALGYFDIPVDHIYGQPVILDYLASKTISKDLVVVSPDVGGVVRARAFAKKLSDAPLAIVDKRRQGHNLSEVMHLIGDVKGKVAIMVDDMIDTAGTITSGAALLKQEGAEAVYACCTHAVLSPPAIERLSGGIFEEVIVTNSILLPEDKCFPQLTVLSMANLVAETIWHVHRDGSVSSIFQ; encoded by the exons ATGGCGGCCACCGCGGCGGcgtcgccctcctcctccctgctccTCTCCCGCCGCCACGGCGCGTCCTTGTCCTCCTCGTCGGCGTCCCGCGCCGGCGCCTCCCGCCTCCGCGCGCCG AGGTGCGTGCTCGGGGCGGCGGAGCAGCTGCGGGTGGTCGAGGCGGGGAAGCGGATGGGCGGGGCCGACCCGTGGGCCGCGCCCTGGACGCCCAAGGCGCCCGCGCAGGAGGCCAGGCTCGCCGCGCTGCCGCAGGAGGCGCGCGACTCCAGGCTCAAGATCTTCTCCGGCACCGCCAACCGTCCGCTCGCGCAG GAAATTGCTTCTTATCTAGGCGTGGACCTTGGCAAGATCCTTATCAAGCGCTTTGCTGATGGAGAAATCTACGTGCAACTGCAAGAGAGCGTGAGGGGCTGTGATGTCTTCTTGGTGCAGCCCACTTGCTCTCCTGTCAATGAGAACCTCATGGAGCTCTTCATCATGATTGATGCTTGTCGGCGGGCATCGGCACGATCTATTaccgttgtcattccgtactttgGATATGCCAGAGCAGACAGAAAG GCTCAAGGACGTGAAGCAATTACTGCCAAATTGGCTGCAAATTTACTCACAGAAGCTGGCAGCGATCGTGTCATAGTATGTGATATGCATTCTGCACAAGCATTGGGATACTTCGATATTCCTGTAGACCATATATATGGACAG CCTGTGATTCTGGATTACCTTGctagcaagacaatttctaaggaTCTTGTGGTTGTTTCTCCTGATGTGGGTGGTGTTGTTAGAGCACGTGCATTTGCCAAGAAATTGTCTGACGCCCCTTTAGCTATTGTTGACAAAAGAAGACAGGGTCACAATCTGTCAGAG GTCATGCACTTAATTGGTGATGTGAAGGGGAAAGTTGCTATCATGGTTGATGACATGATTGACACAGCAG GGACAATTACTAGCGGAGCAGCATTGTTAAAACAGGAGGGAGCAGAGGCTGTTTATGCTTGTTGCACACATGCTGTCCTTAG CCCACCTGCCATTGAAAGGCTTTCTGGAGGCATCTTTGAGGAAGTTATAGTAACTAACTCCATCCTGTTGCCAGAGGACAAATGCTTTCCTCAGCTGACGGTGCTCTCCATGGCCAACCTTGTAGCAGAAACTATCTGGCACGTTCACCGTGACGGCTCAGTGAGCAGCATCTTTCAATAA